agtaggtgtttccagagctCAGCCTGATCGGTGAGCTCCActtccttcggagttatcggttttaggtttttgtgtacatcttctgtatgtatgtatatatgttatgggtagatCGGGGGCCTGTTTCGATCATAATACATAcattagtagaggcttgtagacatatcctatcagttagtgtagtatgttTGGATTGTAGGCCtagtatgtatattttggtggtttgttaGTTGTAATAGTtatgatggccttgtcggcccagttttatattgatgtttagtcagcgctagtttccgttcagttttatattttacttCGCAAATTggcttgcaatgtggccccatggctagattatgatattatatgttcagattcccttagttgcaatttggtacgctaggttaggtaaggcaccgggtgtcggtctcgcccccaggttcggggcgtgacaaacttggtatcagaaaagttctgtcctagggagtctacaagacatgtctagtagggtcttgtttatagttgtgttgtgcaccacattatataagcagggaactacaaggcatttaggagttggttacccttctttcaaatctaaatcgtgctgtaGAACTAAGTTATAGGAaaattgagttaaacttacgtgttggtgtttgcatacacagatgacggtgactagaaAGACTATGGTTAGCTAGAGGGGAGATACAGCAGCAGGTGAGAGGACCAGCaaggtacccccagtagatgggtcccagtctgaggcccaaggcgagacccccactcagccattaccggctcctccaccacctgaggagattcctagggataccgcactcccagttccccctccacttccatcagatcaagaCTTGAGGAGTGTTGTGCATTTGTTTACACAATTGGTAGCTACCTAACAacaagctagggcatcagctagtatAGGATTTGATGAGGGGTctaggagttcaagggtccgagaatttattgctttgagtcccccagagttcacggggacagatcagagggaggacccgcaggatttcatagatcagcttcacaagatctttcgggttatgaatgccacagagaaagaggcagttgagctagcagcttttcaaCTCCGAGATATaaccatcctttggtacgagggatgggagaggtccagggcacgtgatgcacctccagctagttgggagaatttttcagatgccttccttgaccagtacttaccgcgggaaaTCCGACAGGCTCGGgccgatcagtttctagccctcaagcagggcaatataagtgttcgagagtatagtcttcgttttgactcattggctggatatgcaccatccatagtttccactatgcgggacaggatccacaggtttatagcagggttagccctagagttgaccgaggcatgtgccactgctgcattgcaggatagtatggatatctcccagaTTCAGGCATTCTCTCAGAAAataaaggggtaggcatcggcagcagggtacagagaggactaagcaagggcagcgtaagaggatgatATTTCCCAGGTTTCAGAAGCAGTCTCAGGGTaattataggccccagtactttgGACGGCTACCTAGGCCTCTGCCaactcagttacagggttacaggtatgaccgctatacgcagtcaggaccaggtgagagctcatgggcgttgggtttgcagcgacaacaaggttcaaggcagacatggtcatttttatcgcggtgtgacatctgtggtagaggacacttgggccaatgacgagcaggttctgatgtttgttatacatgtgggcgtccggggcatatggtgcgagatttcccaaatagagattctggggtatggcacaaccagcaagttcagcaacaggattatttatgtccgtgcatccttcagggcgcgagtctcagtcttcggctggtagaggtcgaggcagaggtagaggttctagttcaggtattaatcagaaccgtatctatgctctAGTGGGTCGACAGTACCATGAGTCTTTActagacgttgtgacaggtatattgaccatttgctctcacgatgcttattccttgatagacccaggatctatgttatcatatattaccccatttgtcgcggggaagtttggtatagtgcctaaaatactaagtgatccttttgcggtatctacactggTCGGAGAACCGATTATTGCTatacgggtttaccgaggttgtacggtgatagTTTGTAGTagtcagacctcagccgacctagttgagctagagatgatgtattttgatgctatcatgggcatggactgttggcagcttgctatgccacagttgattgccgagcaaaggcaaccagatttcattttttgggtgagccagtccttaaatgggtaggtaatacagcgacacccagaggtaggtttgtttcatatctgaaggcgaggaaaatgatcgcaaaagggtacatttatcatattgtgcgagttagagatgcagatgctgagatacctacacttcagtctattcccgtagtgaaagagtatgcagatatgtttctagatgagcttccaggtattcctctagAGCGAGAGAttaattttagcatcgattttcttccaggaactcaaccaatatccatccctccgtatagaatggcacatgtcgaattgaaggagcagttaaaagatttgttagagaaaggtttcatcaggcccaatacctcaccttggggtgcatcggtgCTATTTGtacggaagaaagatggctcgctaAGGATGTGTATCAATTATAGGCAGCTAAACAAGGtaatattaagaataagtatccactttcaaggatcgatgacttatttgatcagttgcagggggctagattcttttcaaagatagatttgaggtcgggataccaccaggtcagagttcgggagaaagatatttcgaagacagccttcaggacccgatatggccacttcaagttccttgtcatgtccttcaggttgacgaatgcacccgtcgtatttatggatttgatgaatagcctattccggccatttttagctatgttcgtgatagtatttattgatgatattctggtttattcaagttcagaggatgagcatacGGACCACCtgtgagcggtactccaaaccctcagtgatcgtaagttgtatgctaagttttctaaatgtgagttttggttgaagtctgtagcattcttggggcatattgtatccgatgaaggtataaaggtagacactcagaagattgaggccgtgaaatcttggcctagacctaccactccgaagaggttcgtagctttctaggcttagttggatactatcggaggttcgtagagggttttccTTCCCTTTCGGCACTATTGACaaagttgacgcagaaagcaactaagtttcagtggacggaggcttgcgagcggagtttccaagagcttaagaacaggttgacctcagcgccagttctaacacttccagagggtccggagggttatgccgtgtattgtgatgcctcaggtgtcgggttaggatgtttcctgatgcaacatgggaaggcaattgcgtatgcttcaaggcagttaaggaagtaCGAGAAtaattatccaacccacgacctcgagttagctaaGGTTGTCCATAcacttaagatatggaggcattatttatatggtgttcatgttgatgtatttatagatcataaaagtctacaatatatcttcaagaaaaaagagttgaatttgagatagaggcgatggcttgagttattgaaagattacgatgttaacattctccactatccagggaaagctaatgttgtagcagatgccttaagtcgccaatCTATGgatagcttagcacatgtagaggccgagaaaatacaattaactagagagattcatcaattggcttattTGGGGGTTCGGTTAATAGATTCcgacgatggtggagttgtactccaaaacactgcaaaatcatctctcatagctgaagtcaaggaaaggcagtgcgaGGACCCaaagttggtcgagttgagagagcgagttccgcaacaGAAGAAGCTGTTGTTAGAGCTCAAgagagatggggttctcagacacaagggtcgtctgtgtgttccagatgtagcagggctacgatacaggattatgtcagaggcacattattcgtggtacttcATTCATCCTAGGTCGACGGAGATGTATCATGGCATTAAAGATGTatattggtggaacgatatgaagaagaacattgatgagtttgtcgcccagtgtcctagttACCAGCAGGTGAAGGCAGAgcatcagaagcccggagggctaatgcagactatagagatcccgatgtggaaatgggaggcgataaacatggactttgtcacaGGTTTaactcgttctcatcgtaagttcgattatATATAGGAGATAGTCGATAGGCTAACAAAATCATCttatttcctaccggtcagatctacatatacagcagaagattatgcaaagttatatattaaggaaatagtgcggctacacagagtaccagtatctattatatctgaccgtagGCCCCAGTTtatagcacatttttggaggtcatttcagagaggtttagggactcaggtgaatctcagcacagcttttcatccacagactgatggacaggcCGAGCGCACAATtgagacgctcgaggatatgttacgagcatgtgtgttggattttaaaagaagttgggatgaacatctacctcttgtcgagtttgcatataataacagttaccactccagtatccagatggctccatacgaggctttgtatgggcgtaagtgcagatctcctatagggtggtttgatgttggagaatctgggttacatgggccagaccttgTTCAGCAgaccgtagagaaagtaaagcttatccgggagcgactgttgacagctcagagtcgtcaaaagtcatattctgacgtgcggcgataagacttagagttcgggattaatgactgggtattcttaaaggtatcacctatgaagggcgtgatgaggtttggaaagaaaggcagCTTAGCCcacagtatattgggccttataggatcattcggagagtgggccaagtagcttatgagctagaattgccctcagaattggagtcagtccatctagttttcacgtatctatgctacgtaagtgcattggcgatcctaccagagtggtgcccatagatgatgtacagattacggaggacttttcatacgaggaaattccagttgtcatcctagaccgacaaatccgcaagttacgaaataaggaggtagcctccgtgaaggttttatggagaagcaagaatgtggaagcgATGACAtaggaagcggaggaagaaatgaagtctaaatatacCCCCAcatatttcaaactgaagatatggctcgagatgggatgctacagcaTAACTCTATTCAAGCTaataggtcatcaggtaagctcttatttcttgactttcagtatttataaTTTACGACTGTGTGAGgaaaagtgttgctatttatagaaattggccatgtgtggcatgcatagtatattTTATGGCTGCATGCAGGTTgattttagtctagtgtacggaggagactctggcaaaattttttatacaaagtctctaagagtaaacatttgaggacgaatattcccaaggggggaataatgttacaccctatattttcgtacgtaaaagtgcgtcgtgagcaaactaatgtaggaccaaaaatgagatattctttgaaaatatataaagtaagttaatcatgttacctatgaggttacaaatattgaagatcgtgaacaacaagtacaaatagggttggaaggttcagaagctaaaggaattgaagaaaataatgtttcgtcgaaagtcgacaagttgagaatgttataacatgtacttgtGGGGTGATACCAAGgtatttaacatgataaggaggttatgttataagttatgttagtcgtatgatagtcgtgtgttatgttttgaagtcaagcgagtggtggaacaaaagtcgataaaagtcatcacaagttacgttcataagttttactgaaacttttggtcaaatataactgcgatTTGTCTCACAATATACTTAGTGTTATGggtgttccacctatcaaattaaagatctatgagtctattttctaatgcattaaaccgtttgtcaatacgatatcggagtagagagatatgggcatttttgagAGACTGCACAGActatcacctacttgcttaaacgagaatccaaaaatgggccagttcgggccgtccaaaaatgggccagttggggtcgtccaaagaggcctttttaaagtcCTATCTCTTTCATATATTATactgataatagggcataataaccagacataagctctgcaaaaatcctcccaaaaagtttctacaaaccccaattgattttcattccctttcaagttctaattggaggtaaaaacgtagagtttgaagaaccaagataggagccgagttatccaaaaaataaggtaagtttactgctctcttttatCCATCTTTTTCAGCTTTAAAttcatagtaagtcgttctatatttgtaagaactcacgggacggtgatcggaagccgtgaattcgagttattcacttgtagcggactgttttgtggactcttttgtgttgctgttgagcTGCGTGTTTTTCTACTGTTTTGTGccgttttggaggaggaaggttgtggagaaacaccacataaatgcagggtgttgggctggtcattcgtcgtaacattttcgggttgtttgacactactccGGTGGTCGTTTTGATGTATGAAGAGAttagggtgtgttgggctgttttgtagtattttgtggtgtacataaggttgaaaaataatgtatatatgtttttatttttgtttttggtgttgttggtgttatcttgaatttggaggaagtaaggattataggggagatgttatccgttttaatacaaaataagcttgttgttcattgtgcgatagttgtacctttcgtaacttaatgatagtattattatcgttgttgtagattaaggtgagaagaggcgagttcaacttggtaattgaaaagattgtgataagctatgttaaggctaaacctttccttcattttggcatgatcccgtaactacatatgCTTAATAACgcaacataaagagaagttcgtattcttgaatttattcacattatcctagtctcagaagttacattattttcccttatcgggactttatattcaattgtgtattgtcttcttctagtcaagagagcagatggtgtgtgtgtgtgtgtgtgtgtgtgtatatatatatatatatatatatatatatatatatatatagtattacagtattttcactacCATctagctataatcggtgggcaggcccctattgggaaacctctgattagatggtaagttatatataccgagcctactgtggccgagcgcctatgagcgagcctaggatggccgagatacaaagcctagtatgccgagcgcctatgagtgagcctactacaGCCAAGAAGTTAACGtactgagccttatagggccagacatttattttacttactatattaaaggatttgagtcagtatcagcaggtaagtatatctccatatcatctttgactcccagttactttcagttattatattatcagttcagtttcagctttcagtaatgttattgccttatatactcggtacattattttgtactaacgtcccttttctagggacgctacatttcatgcgTACATGTTCAGATAGATAGACGGGTAGAtatcctcagtaggtgtttccagagttcagcctgataGGTGAGCTCCACTTCCTTTAGAGTTATCaggtctaggttttcgtgtacatcttctgtatatatgtatatatgttatgggtaggtcggggccctgtttcgatcacaatacatccattagtagaggcttgtagacatatcttgtcAGCTAGTGTAGTATGTTTGGCTTGTAGGCCTAGTATGTATATTATGGTgatttgtcagttgtagtagttatgatggccttgtcggcccaactttatattgatgtttagtcagcgctagttttcgttcagttttatattttacttCGCAAATTGGCTTGCAATGTGTCCCTATTgacaaattatgacattatatgttcagattcccTTAGTTACAATTTGGTActctaggttaggtgaggcactgggtgccggtcttgcccccaggttcggggcgtgaaaAATAAGTATATCCTCAACCACTGAAATTGGGTATTTGTTATTCACTATTACGTCATTCAACCTTCGATAGTCCACACAAAATCGCCAAGTTGAATCTTTCTTTTTAGCGAGGATGACTGGTAATGCAAAGAGAGATGTATTGGTTGTCACAATTTAGGCTTCAAGCATTTCCCTTACCATTCTTTCAATTATATTCTTCTGCTCATAAGAATAACGATAAGGTCGTTAATTTACTGGCTTGGATCCATGCAACAATTCTATGGCTTGATCACACCCTCTACCTGGAGAAAGTCCTTTTGGTTCTTGAAAACTCTCAGCAAATTGCTCTATTAGTTTTTGAACTGGGCCCAGACTTTGTTGTTGCTCCTGTCCTCCATCCAAGCTTAATAAATGGCCTGACAAGCAGCCTTGGCCCATTCATAATATCTTGACAATGGATCTTGCATCCCTCTCGGCCAATATACCTTCAGTGTCACTACCCATTATAATAATGAGTCTTTTATCCTTAAAAAATGAGATACTACGGGGTCGTGTATGCAACATGATTGGTGTCACACAATCCACCTAATCCATGCCCAATATGATGTCACTCCCCCTGCTTTAAGTAGTACCATGTTTAAGGTGAAAAACTCGTTTCCCATGGTCCAAGAAAATTCTGGGCAAATATAGTTGTATGGCATTAGTTGCCCGTTTGCCACCCTCACCTTCATAACCTTGTGAACTGGTTCTATCGTTAACCGAAATTGCTTCACAATCTTAGGGTCAACGAAACTATGGGTAGCCCCGCTATCA
This sequence is a window from Nicotiana tomentosiformis chromosome 5, ASM39032v3, whole genome shotgun sequence. Protein-coding genes within it:
- the LOC138892872 gene encoding uncharacterized protein, with the translated sequence MIFPRFQKQSQGNYRPQYFGRLPRPLPTQLQGYRYDRYTQSGPGKANVVADALSRQSMDSLAHVEAEKIQLTREIHQLAYLGVRLIDSDDGGVVLQNTAKSSLIAEVKERQCEDPKLVELRERVPQQKKLLLELKRDGVLRHKGRLCVPDVAGLRYRIMSEAHYSWYFIHPRSTEMYHGIKDVYWWNDMKKNIDEFVAQCPSYQQVKAEHQKPGGLMQTIEIPMWKWEAINMDFVTGLTRSHRLHLKFQVGGTYNAVTSAISAKNTVLMPNVALATSLDHSDLIPLLYHCSTVVDAWTTLKIHFLHQSTAREMQYKHQLHTIKKGDLSKIQELADCLHSIGRNVNDSELVRCALNELPLSYDSFVIMASHMRPAPRFSELWTMLHTHEARTLPSPDLVSPTTTLVSTVTDHLSSASSGYRGRGHGRGGGHGRGSRLCSWQYFIVSL